The following are encoded together in the Fibrobacter sp. UWB13 genome:
- the rfbA gene encoding glucose-1-phosphate thymidylyltransferase RfbA gives MKGIVLAGGSGTRLYPLTMVTSKQLLPVYDKPMIYYPLSTLMLAGIRDILIISTPTDLPNFERLLGDGSAMGLNLSYKVQPSPDGLAQAFILGEEFIGNDCCAMVLGDNIFYGNGFSQLLKAAVKNAEENGRASVFGYYVEDPERFGVVEFDDNGKVISVEEKPKEPKSNYAITGLYFYDNRVAGFAKVQKPSARGELEITDLNKTYLDKGELDVKLLGRGFAWLDTGTMDSLIEAGEFVKMVENRQGIQISAIEEIAYKNGWINKEKLLESAAKYGKSPYGQHLKKVAEGKIHY, from the coding sequence ATGAAAGGAATTGTACTCGCTGGGGGCTCCGGCACACGTCTGTATCCGCTTACGATGGTCACATCGAAGCAACTTTTGCCGGTCTATGATAAGCCGATGATTTATTACCCGCTTTCGACTTTGATGTTGGCGGGCATTCGTGACATTCTCATTATCTCTACACCGACAGATTTGCCGAACTTTGAACGTTTGCTCGGTGACGGCTCTGCTATGGGTCTCAACTTGAGCTATAAGGTACAGCCGAGCCCGGATGGACTTGCCCAGGCTTTCATTTTGGGCGAAGAATTTATCGGTAACGATTGCTGCGCCATGGTGCTTGGCGATAACATCTTCTACGGAAACGGTTTCAGTCAGCTTTTGAAGGCAGCCGTCAAGAACGCCGAAGAAAATGGCCGTGCGAGCGTATTTGGCTACTACGTCGAAGACCCGGAACGTTTTGGCGTTGTGGAATTTGACGATAATGGCAAGGTGATTTCTGTTGAAGAAAAGCCGAAGGAACCGAAGAGCAATTACGCTATTACGGGTCTTTATTTCTATGACAACCGCGTGGCTGGATTTGCCAAGGTGCAAAAACCGAGCGCTCGCGGCGAACTTGAAATTACCGACCTCAACAAGACTTACCTCGACAAGGGCGAACTCGACGTGAAACTCCTCGGTCGTGGTTTTGCTTGGCTTGACACTGGCACGATGGATAGCCTTATCGAAGCGGGCGAATTCGTGAAAATGGTCGAAAACCGCCAGGGTATCCAGATTTCTGCCATCGAAGAAATTGCTTATAAGAATGGCTGGATTAACAAGGAAAAGCTCTTGGAATCTGCAGCCAAGTATGGCAAGTCTCCTTATGGTCAGCACCTCAAAAAGGTTGCCGAAGGGAAGATTCACTATTAG
- a CDS encoding SO_0444 family Cu/Zn efflux transporter: protein MNLVTDFVWEFITLFSEMAPFLLLGFLLAGILHVWVPNHLYVPKIAKSNFASVLWAAIFGVPLPICSCGVIPTSIAIRKEGASKGASVSFLISTPATGVDSILATYSLLGLPFAILRPVAAFVTALFGGVLTNFATRGETDRNESAGNAAVGAHGDSAKHEHHHEHYHDHDEHCESGDHHHEHEHCGCCCEDDHEHCECGGPSAGSGTFTGKIKETFRYGLVNMVGDVSKWLMIGLVLGALISAFVPNELFLALREYPILCMVCVLLLAMPMYTCATGSIPLALALVAKGITPGAALVLLMAGPATSIASMLVVGKAFGKRTLAAYLFSIAFGAMFFGFIVDTFFMDTFLSAMLPQGAADCHGHEALGVFDYVCAGLLAAFMLYAKFAHKGCDGHCGCGCGCGDSCKCADSCEDDHDHDHCECGESCGCHEHGEHDHHHSASAGSATLVHSEPVSKTYRVNGMNCSHCKACVEKAVRPLDGVVFAEADVASKSLHVEWHDDDDIDIDSLKTAVEEAGFEFAGEA from the coding sequence ATGAACTTGGTTACTGATTTTGTCTGGGAATTTATCACGCTTTTTTCGGAGATGGCTCCGTTTTTGCTGCTAGGCTTTTTGCTCGCTGGAATTTTGCATGTCTGGGTACCGAATCATTTGTACGTGCCTAAAATTGCAAAGTCGAATTTTGCATCGGTGCTTTGGGCGGCAATTTTTGGGGTCCCGCTTCCGATTTGTAGTTGCGGCGTGATTCCGACTTCGATTGCAATTCGCAAGGAAGGCGCAAGCAAGGGCGCTAGCGTGAGCTTCTTGATTTCGACTCCTGCGACGGGAGTGGATTCCATCTTGGCAACGTATTCGCTGTTGGGACTCCCGTTCGCTATTTTGCGTCCGGTGGCAGCGTTTGTAACGGCTTTGTTTGGCGGTGTTTTGACGAACTTTGCAACTCGCGGAGAAACGGATCGTAACGAATCTGCTGGGAATGCGGCTGTGGGTGCGCATGGCGATTCGGCAAAACATGAACATCATCATGAACACTATCATGATCACGATGAACATTGCGAAAGTGGCGACCATCATCATGAACACGAACATTGCGGTTGTTGCTGTGAAGATGACCATGAACACTGTGAATGCGGCGGCCCTTCGGCAGGCTCAGGGACCTTCACGGGAAAGATTAAAGAAACGTTCCGCTATGGCCTTGTGAATATGGTGGGCGATGTGAGCAAGTGGCTCATGATCGGTCTTGTGCTTGGTGCGTTGATTTCTGCATTTGTCCCGAATGAACTGTTCCTTGCATTGCGTGAATACCCGATTCTCTGCATGGTCTGCGTGCTGCTTTTGGCAATGCCGATGTACACGTGCGCCACGGGTTCTATTCCGCTTGCGCTCGCCCTTGTGGCAAAGGGAATTACTCCGGGGGCGGCTCTTGTGCTTTTGATGGCTGGACCTGCAACGAGTATCGCTTCGATGCTTGTGGTCGGTAAGGCTTTTGGCAAGCGCACGCTCGCAGCTTACTTGTTCTCGATTGCGTTTGGCGCGATGTTCTTTGGCTTTATCGTCGATACGTTCTTTATGGATACGTTCCTCTCGGCGATGCTCCCGCAAGGTGCTGCGGATTGTCATGGGCACGAGGCTTTAGGCGTGTTCGATTACGTTTGCGCTGGACTCTTGGCTGCATTCATGTTGTATGCAAAGTTTGCGCACAAGGGCTGTGACGGTCATTGCGGCTGTGGTTGCGGTTGCGGAGATTCTTGCAAGTGCGCTGACTCTTGCGAGGATGATCACGATCATGACCATTGCGAATGCGGCGAATCTTGTGGATGCCATGAACACGGCGAACATGACCATCATCACAGCGCTTCGGCAGGCTCAGCGACCTTGGTGCATTCCGAACCTGTCTCTAAAACGTATCGTGTGAACGGCATGAATTGCAGCCACTGCAAGGCGTGCGTCGAAAAGGCGGTTCGCCCGCTCGATGGAGTTGTATTTGCTGAAGCCGATGTCGCGAGCAAATCGTTGCACGTGGAATGGCACGACGATGATGATATCGACATTGACTCTTTAAAGACCGCTGTCGAAGAAGCTGGCTTTGAGTTCGCCGGCGAGGCTTAA
- a CDS encoding RNA helicase, whose protein sequence is MAEQNKRILKDFLNELIEKFNGHRSDISSEDVLEQFMAWAEARGTTLYPAQEEAILELLDGKNVILNTPTGSGKSMVALALHFDSLVHNRRSVYTCPIKALVNEKWMALCKEFGAENVGLSTGDATVNRDAPIICCTAEILSNMALCEGETLTITDIVMDEFHYYSDKERGVAWQVPLLTLPQSRFLLMSATVGATEFFERDMTKHTGRESVTVRSTQRPVPLDFSYSTTEISTEVQKLVNEGKAPVYVVHFTQAAAASNAQNFMSLDLCTKEEKVKINEAIKEVRFSSPYGPDVKRWLKQGIGLHHAGLLPKYRILCEKLAQQGLLKVICGTDTLGVGVNVPIRTVLFTQLCKYSGDKTAILTARDFHQIAGRAGRKGFDNVGYVVAQAPEHVIENLKLEAKSRTTGKKFQKRKPPEHGYIPFDENTFKRLIESAPEPLTSSFQVNHGMLLNILSRPTDGCRAMRALLKDCHESAASKKQLQHRAFLLFRSLVEKKIIEFVPAVAEGYSHLRVNMNLQDDFSMNQPLSLYLLDTLPKLDKDSPEYALDVITLCESILENPDAILRIQQSKARDARMNELKAQGMEYNQRLEELEKVEYPKPLRDFIYDTFDAFADIHPWVDENIEPKSIVREMFENFTTFSGYVKQYNLQRMEAILLRHLNGVYKVLSQTVPDGYKNEELLEMQDYLGEMIRRVDSSLLEEWEKMAHPEDYQKRLDEGASEDEVEKAFGADKAAADITYDKKRFLNMVRQRIFQIMMSLQKQDFSDVLDSLADDLAEGELLADDEGTPWTEKRLIETMAAYTAEHHKFRMDVEGRALSHTIVTYEGNIMQIQQMLQDEEGFNDWSIDFTVNLDESREAGMPLLKLVRIGEV, encoded by the coding sequence ATGGCAGAGCAAAACAAGCGAATTCTCAAAGATTTTTTGAACGAACTGATTGAAAAGTTCAACGGACACCGTTCCGATATTTCGTCTGAAGACGTTTTGGAACAATTTATGGCGTGGGCCGAAGCCCGCGGGACTACGTTGTACCCAGCGCAAGAAGAAGCCATTTTGGAACTTTTAGACGGCAAGAACGTTATCCTCAACACGCCGACCGGCAGTGGAAAATCCATGGTCGCACTTGCTCTGCATTTTGACAGTCTTGTGCACAACCGCCGAAGCGTTTACACCTGCCCCATCAAGGCGCTCGTGAACGAAAAATGGATGGCGCTCTGTAAGGAATTTGGCGCCGAGAACGTCGGGCTTTCGACTGGCGATGCAACCGTCAACCGCGACGCCCCCATCATCTGCTGCACGGCAGAAATTCTTTCAAACATGGCGCTCTGCGAAGGCGAAACGCTTACCATCACAGACATCGTGATGGACGAGTTCCATTATTACAGCGACAAGGAACGTGGAGTCGCCTGGCAAGTTCCGCTTTTGACACTCCCGCAATCGAGATTCCTCTTGATGAGTGCCACCGTTGGCGCTACGGAATTTTTCGAACGCGATATGACCAAGCACACTGGCCGCGAGTCCGTGACCGTCCGCTCCACGCAACGTCCGGTGCCACTCGACTTTAGCTATAGCACCACCGAAATTTCGACCGAAGTGCAAAAGCTCGTGAACGAAGGCAAGGCTCCAGTTTACGTTGTGCACTTCACACAGGCGGCTGCGGCAAGCAATGCACAGAACTTTATGAGTCTTGACCTCTGCACCAAGGAAGAAAAAGTCAAGATTAACGAAGCGATAAAGGAAGTTCGATTCTCCAGCCCGTATGGCCCGGACGTCAAACGTTGGCTCAAGCAGGGCATTGGGCTTCACCACGCGGGACTTTTGCCGAAGTACCGCATTCTCTGCGAAAAGCTCGCCCAACAGGGTTTGCTCAAGGTCATTTGCGGCACAGACACGCTTGGCGTGGGCGTGAACGTACCGATTCGCACAGTCCTTTTCACGCAGCTCTGCAAGTACAGCGGTGATAAGACCGCCATTTTGACCGCTCGAGATTTCCACCAGATTGCAGGCCGCGCAGGCCGTAAAGGGTTCGACAATGTCGGCTACGTTGTCGCACAAGCGCCAGAGCATGTCATTGAAAATCTGAAACTCGAAGCGAAGTCGCGTACGACAGGCAAAAAATTTCAGAAGAGGAAACCGCCTGAACATGGTTACATTCCGTTTGACGAAAACACGTTCAAGCGTTTGATTGAATCCGCACCGGAACCGCTGACATCAAGCTTCCAGGTAAACCACGGAATGCTTTTGAACATCTTGAGCCGCCCGACGGACGGTTGCCGCGCTATGCGAGCACTCCTCAAGGATTGCCATGAAAGTGCCGCAAGCAAAAAGCAATTGCAGCACCGCGCCTTTTTGCTGTTCAGGAGTCTCGTCGAGAAAAAGATTATCGAATTCGTGCCCGCCGTTGCCGAAGGTTACAGCCACTTGCGCGTGAACATGAACTTGCAAGACGACTTCTCAATGAACCAGCCGCTATCGCTGTACTTACTTGACACGCTCCCGAAGCTCGACAAGGATTCGCCGGAATACGCGCTTGATGTGATAACCTTGTGCGAAAGCATCCTCGAAAATCCCGATGCGATTTTGCGCATCCAGCAGAGCAAGGCTCGCGATGCCCGCATGAACGAACTCAAAGCGCAAGGCATGGAATACAACCAGCGCCTCGAAGAGCTTGAAAAAGTCGAATACCCGAAACCGCTGCGTGATTTTATTTACGACACGTTCGATGCTTTTGCCGACATTCACCCGTGGGTGGACGAAAACATTGAACCCAAGTCCATTGTGCGCGAGATGTTCGAGAATTTCACGACGTTTAGCGGTTACGTGAAGCAGTACAATTTACAGCGCATGGAAGCGATTTTGCTCCGCCACTTGAACGGCGTTTACAAAGTACTTTCGCAGACTGTGCCTGACGGCTACAAGAACGAAGAACTCCTGGAAATGCAGGACTACCTCGGCGAAATGATCCGCCGCGTGGACTCCAGTTTGCTCGAAGAATGGGAAAAGATGGCGCACCCGGAAGATTACCAGAAGCGTTTGGACGAAGGCGCTTCCGAAGACGAAGTCGAAAAGGCTTTCGGTGCAGACAAGGCTGCCGCGGACATTACCTACGACAAGAAGCGATTCCTCAACATGGTTCGCCAGCGCATTTTCCAGATTATGATGAGTTTGCAAAAGCAGGACTTTTCGGATGTTCTGGACAGCCTCGCCGACGACCTTGCCGAAGGCGAACTTTTGGCGGATGATGAAGGTACCCCGTGGACAGAAAAACGGCTCATCGAAACGATGGCCGCCTACACTGCCGAGCATCACAAGTTCCGCATGGACGTGGAAGGCCGAGCACTCAGCCATACCATCGTCACGTACGAAGGGAACATTATGCAGATACAGCAAATGCTCCAGGACGAAGAAGGATTCAACGACTGGAGCATTGATTTCACGGTCAATCTCGACGAAAGCCGAGAAGCAGGAATGCCATTGTTAAAGCTTGTTAGAATCGGCGAAGTTTAA
- a CDS encoding helix-turn-helix transcriptional regulator yields the protein MHKEPNTQNISIDTLFELSEFFKFFGDTTRIRVIHLLLSGEMSVSAIAEKLNLEQSVVSHQLRILRTANLVKPTRDGRKIYYSLDDEHIGEIFNTGLAHILHKKKV from the coding sequence ATGCATAAAGAACCGAATACGCAAAATATTTCGATCGATACGCTATTCGAACTGTCGGAGTTTTTCAAGTTCTTTGGCGATACGACGCGCATTCGCGTGATTCATTTGTTGCTTTCGGGCGAGATGTCTGTGAGTGCCATTGCCGAAAAGTTGAACCTTGAACAGTCCGTGGTGAGCCACCAGTTGCGAATTTTGCGCACGGCGAATCTTGTGAAGCCGACTCGTGACGGTCGTAAGATTTATTACTCGCTCGATGATGAGCACATTGGCGAGATTTTCAATACGGGTCTTGCTCACATTTTGCATAAGAAGAAGGTCTAA
- a CDS encoding NAD(P)H-hydrate dehydratase, with protein MRSHQSLNLQPVLSTEGMRNLDAASKEFLAKKTTSEPSEEDVIQSGYTLMQEAGLALFKFIQNKIVEIPARHHVKTVVIFIGGGNNGGDGLVLAKHLLQAGIHSPVFSLAPKSKFKNEAKLALDDFLQAGGIFVSSASLTKNESFAIRFLREDIQLIVDCMLGNGAKGELRPDFAETVRIINESGTPVIAADAPTGYDSSMHICNNICIHASDTMLFGFPRLDAYVKEGGPAFGKAVVAKLNYPSEVVQQFDEKNYLVTEDYIPQLLPKRNEWGDKRRQGTAFIIAGSKDMPGAAALCTEAALRSGAGLVTLATTEAIAPIIQAKLSEPVFCSLDDFGKDTVHRGTLRQENISTLLDRAKHASAIAIGPGLSTNFGTVEAVLALLPQFKVPTVIDADALNAIAMIDDAEPRCGMVFHDEKATIQAVTEYLHNLQAPAILTPHVREFARLFGALPNSSMAIPSRLREIATSTNKVILLKGAPTYIAAPDGNVYIIPVANSGMAKGGSGDVLSGIIVALLAQGLATPEAAVLGALLHQKAGRITREELGAFSMLPSDIIKNLHKAF; from the coding sequence ATGCGTTCGCACCAGTCCTTAAATTTGCAACCGGTTCTTTCGACCGAAGGCATGCGTAATCTCGACGCAGCGTCAAAAGAATTTTTGGCAAAAAAGACTACGAGCGAACCTTCAGAAGAAGACGTTATCCAAAGCGGATACACGTTAATGCAAGAAGCAGGGCTTGCGCTATTCAAGTTTATTCAAAACAAAATAGTCGAAATCCCTGCCCGTCACCACGTAAAGACCGTTGTCATTTTTATTGGAGGCGGAAACAACGGAGGCGACGGTCTCGTACTTGCCAAGCATCTTTTGCAGGCAGGGATTCATAGCCCAGTCTTTAGCCTCGCGCCCAAAAGTAAATTCAAAAACGAAGCCAAACTAGCGCTTGACGATTTTCTACAGGCAGGCGGTATTTTCGTCAGTTCCGCGTCACTTACCAAAAACGAAAGCTTCGCTATCCGCTTTTTGCGAGAAGATATTCAGCTTATCGTCGACTGCATGCTCGGAAACGGCGCCAAGGGAGAGCTTCGCCCCGATTTTGCAGAAACTGTACGAATCATAAACGAGAGCGGAACTCCCGTCATTGCCGCAGACGCACCCACAGGTTACGACTCCTCTATGCACATTTGCAACAACATTTGCATTCATGCAAGCGATACAATGTTGTTCGGATTTCCGCGTTTAGACGCTTACGTAAAAGAAGGTGGACCTGCATTTGGGAAAGCTGTTGTAGCCAAGCTCAACTACCCCAGCGAAGTCGTCCAGCAATTTGACGAAAAGAATTACCTCGTCACAGAAGATTATATTCCGCAGCTTTTGCCCAAGCGAAATGAATGGGGCGACAAGCGCCGTCAAGGAACAGCATTTATTATCGCGGGTTCCAAGGACATGCCGGGCGCAGCAGCGCTTTGCACAGAGGCAGCGCTTCGCAGTGGAGCTGGACTTGTAACACTCGCAACGACCGAAGCTATTGCGCCGATTATCCAAGCAAAACTTTCTGAACCCGTTTTTTGCAGTCTCGACGATTTCGGCAAAGACACAGTGCACCGCGGAACGCTACGGCAAGAAAACATTTCAACGTTATTGGATCGCGCAAAACACGCAAGCGCAATCGCCATTGGCCCAGGCCTTTCAACAAACTTCGGCACGGTTGAAGCAGTCCTCGCATTACTCCCGCAGTTCAAGGTTCCAACAGTCATTGACGCCGATGCTTTAAATGCAATCGCAATGATAGACGATGCAGAACCTAGATGCGGCATGGTATTTCATGACGAGAAAGCGACTATTCAGGCCGTTACCGAATACCTGCACAATTTGCAAGCGCCCGCTATTTTGACGCCTCACGTGCGAGAATTTGCAAGACTCTTCGGCGCTCTTCCGAATAGTAGCATGGCCATTCCGAGCCGTTTAAGAGAAATCGCCACAAGCACAAATAAAGTCATTCTGCTAAAAGGCGCACCAACATACATTGCAGCTCCTGATGGCAACGTTTATATCATTCCTGTCGCGAATTCCGGCATGGCAAAGGGCGGCAGCGGAGATGTACTTTCGGGAATCATCGTCGCACTCCTCGCACAAGGTTTGGCAACTCCCGAAGCAGCCGTACTCGGCGCACTTTTGCACCAGAAAGCAGGTCGCATAACACGCGAAGAACTCGGCGCATTCAGCATGCTCCCAAGCGACATCATCAAGAACTTGCACAAAGCGTTTTAA
- a CDS encoding porin family protein — MKKFATVILTALCATAIATAQPIDQPIENAPQAVSTQATPAQTAAPQAVATEAQANEAMPIDEQQQTYSVQKKAPIGFGARVAFIYGNFWGFEDLSDGLEEPTGFGGEFGVATRFNIVKGLQFAPEILFRFFNLSHDDDDVERCYNQMFLDLSLYIRGIIGGGFFLEVGPQLSINTSSDYSIDGVDNEFEKITQSTAEFGLNFGLGYYVLENLSVSFRWYMGFTEVFPDVKYYFDDNFKPGKDQNGSWSTINLKGAHTMMFKFGATYWFI; from the coding sequence ATGAAGAAATTTGCAACAGTCATTTTGACAGCTCTTTGCGCTACGGCTATCGCAACCGCACAACCGATTGACCAGCCCATTGAAAACGCACCGCAAGCAGTTTCAACGCAAGCAACCCCGGCTCAAACAGCCGCCCCACAAGCTGTAGCTACAGAAGCTCAAGCTAACGAGGCAATGCCAATCGACGAACAACAACAAACATATTCCGTCCAGAAAAAAGCCCCCATCGGTTTTGGCGCACGAGTCGCCTTCATTTACGGTAATTTCTGGGGATTCGAAGACCTTTCCGACGGTCTTGAAGAACCTACCGGCTTTGGCGGTGAATTCGGCGTTGCCACCCGTTTCAACATCGTAAAAGGACTCCAGTTCGCTCCTGAAATTTTGTTCCGCTTTTTCAACCTTAGCCATGACGACGACGATGTTGAAAGATGCTACAACCAGATGTTCCTTGATTTGTCTCTTTACATTCGCGGAATTATCGGCGGAGGTTTCTTCCTTGAAGTCGGTCCTCAGTTATCCATCAACACAAGCAGCGATTACTCCATTGACGGCGTAGACAACGAATTTGAAAAAATCACACAATCCACCGCTGAATTCGGTCTCAATTTCGGTTTAGGTTATTACGTCTTGGAAAACTTAAGCGTTAGCTTCCGTTGGTACATGGGATTTACCGAAGTATTCCCCGATGTAAAGTACTACTTTGACGACAACTTCAAGCCTGGTAAAGACCAAAACGGCAGCTGGTCCACGATCAACTTGAAGGGCGCCCACACGATGATGTTCAAGTTCGGCGCAACCTACTGGTTCATTTAA
- the polA gene encoding DNA polymerase I produces the protein MAEKTLLLLDSFALAFRMFYAYSQNPLVNSKGEEVSMMHGYWGAVLRILAKHKPTHFAIARDVAHTKTFRHELYPDYKANRGPMPDEMAAQMPLLCESLEASGIPLLSEPGYEADDVMASAAEAAVNAGFDHVVIISKDKDMSQIVTDKIHLFHLEKGADGIDFGPQQVLEKYGIPPEKIRDYLALMGDSSDNVPGVPKVGPKTAIQLLTEYGDMDNIYANIDNIKKKGLHDNLANNKEQAFLSRELVTLQTKRAYHGNLDALEFCGIHSDTLEGIFREHEINSLIRLLENVPSKTGFVRKDDSDDSAAGSESNGTSDDSSGDSSISKVVKASFPVDLPPTYICVDNEETFEQMKKEFDEATEIGIDTETDGLDPMQCNIVGLCLAAAAKDGSVPKGYYVPLGHTDDIGFPYPAGKGGNFDFNATKKWFVEFWNDSKRSLVFHNAKFDLHVLARTFGLTQKQIDSANIIDTLIAAWMLSPGQTGLGLDNQVMQLLQHEMIPIENLIGRGKNQITFNRTPIKDATEYGAEDAVYTLRLWAPLRAKLQKYDYEKYFFSQEMPLLKVLYQMEGVGAFVDTKILKKLQTDLEHRIEKLEKEICDMAGCEFNIGSPKQLGEVLFDTLGLPEIKKRSTDAAVLEELSFRSAHPIVFAVIEYRELKKMQSTYVSVLPTLVNPDTKRIHTSFIQWGTATGRLSSRDPNLQNIPVRSDLGKQIRAAFVPQNPNNVILAVDYSQIELRMLAHLSGDEALIESYKEGIDIHARTAAAINRVSLEDVTADMRRDAKVVNFGVLYGMTAFRLSRDLKIPMAQAKSFIDGYFEMYQGVQKFIDDTKAAAHRDGYVETLSGRRRYIAGIDSSDRMESQMAERMAVNTPVQGSAADLIKIAMIRIQKRINDENLPLRMMLQVHDELVFECPKDQVEELSAMVKSEMEGAMELKVPLVASVGFGKNWLEAH, from the coding sequence ATGGCAGAAAAGACTTTATTACTTCTCGATTCTTTCGCACTCGCGTTCCGCATGTTCTACGCTTACAGCCAGAACCCGCTCGTCAACAGCAAGGGTGAAGAAGTTTCCATGATGCACGGCTACTGGGGTGCAGTCCTCCGCATTTTGGCTAAACACAAGCCCACACATTTTGCGATTGCCCGCGATGTCGCGCACACCAAGACTTTCCGCCACGAACTTTACCCAGACTACAAGGCGAATCGCGGCCCGATGCCCGACGAAATGGCGGCACAGATGCCGCTTCTCTGCGAATCCTTGGAAGCAAGCGGCATCCCGCTTTTGTCAGAACCGGGCTACGAAGCTGACGACGTGATGGCAAGCGCCGCCGAAGCCGCCGTCAACGCAGGTTTTGACCACGTCGTGATTATCAGTAAAGACAAGGACATGTCGCAAATCGTAACCGACAAGATCCACCTTTTCCATTTGGAAAAGGGCGCAGACGGCATCGATTTTGGACCGCAACAAGTCCTTGAGAAATACGGCATTCCGCCTGAAAAAATCCGCGACTATCTAGCCCTCATGGGCGACTCGAGCGATAACGTTCCGGGCGTTCCGAAGGTCGGCCCGAAAACCGCCATCCAGCTGCTGACTGAATATGGCGACATGGACAACATTTACGCAAACATCGACAACATCAAAAAGAAAGGTTTGCACGACAACCTCGCGAACAACAAGGAACAAGCGTTCCTCAGCCGCGAACTTGTGACGCTACAGACAAAGCGCGCCTACCACGGCAACCTCGACGCCCTTGAATTCTGCGGCATCCACAGCGACACGCTCGAAGGCATTTTCAGGGAACACGAAATCAACAGCCTCATTCGATTACTCGAAAATGTTCCGAGCAAGACAGGATTTGTGCGCAAAGACGATTCCGACGACTCCGCGGCAGGTTCCGAGAGCAACGGCACCTCCGATGATTCATCCGGCGACTCTAGCATCAGCAAAGTCGTAAAAGCAAGCTTCCCGGTAGACCTCCCGCCCACTTACATCTGCGTTGATAACGAAGAAACCTTCGAACAGATGAAAAAGGAATTTGACGAAGCGACCGAAATCGGTATAGACACCGAAACCGACGGACTTGACCCGATGCAATGCAACATTGTCGGGCTTTGCCTTGCCGCAGCCGCAAAAGATGGAAGCGTTCCTAAAGGCTATTACGTCCCGCTCGGCCATACCGACGATATCGGGTTCCCGTACCCCGCCGGCAAGGGCGGAAACTTCGACTTCAACGCCACCAAGAAATGGTTCGTTGAATTTTGGAACGATTCGAAGCGTTCACTCGTTTTCCACAATGCCAAATTCGACTTGCACGTTCTCGCCCGCACCTTCGGACTCACGCAAAAGCAAATCGACTCCGCAAACATTATCGACACGCTCATCGCCGCATGGATGCTATCGCCCGGCCAAACCGGGCTCGGCCTCGACAATCAGGTGATGCAGCTTTTGCAGCACGAGATGATTCCGATCGAGAACCTCATCGGACGCGGCAAGAACCAAATCACGTTCAACCGCACGCCCATCAAGGACGCCACCGAATACGGCGCCGAAGACGCCGTCTACACGCTCCGCCTCTGGGCTCCGCTCCGCGCCAAGCTCCAGAAGTACGACTACGAAAAGTACTTTTTCAGCCAGGAAATGCCACTCCTCAAGGTCCTTTACCAGATGGAAGGCGTTGGCGCATTCGTCGACACGAAGATTCTCAAGAAATTGCAGACCGATTTGGAACACCGCATCGAAAAGCTCGAAAAAGAAATCTGCGACATGGCGGGTTGCGAATTCAACATCGGCTCGCCCAAGCAGCTCGGCGAAGTGCTCTTTGACACGCTCGGCCTCCCCGAAATCAAGAAGCGCAGCACCGATGCCGCCGTCCTCGAAGAACTCAGCTTCCGCAGCGCGCACCCGATTGTTTTCGCCGTCATCGAGTACCGCGAACTCAAGAAGATGCAGAGCACCTACGTTTCCGTGCTCCCGACACTTGTGAATCCGGATACCAAGCGCATCCACACGAGCTTTATCCAGTGGGGTACCGCGACAGGCCGCCTTTCGAGCCGCGACCCGAACTTGCAAAACATCCCCGTCCGCAGCGATCTCGGCAAGCAAATCCGCGCCGCATTCGTTCCGCAGAACCCGAACAATGTGATTCTCGCGGTGGACTACTCGCAAATTGAACTCCGCATGCTCGCCCACCTGAGCGGAGATGAAGCGCTCATCGAAAGCTACAAGGAAGGCATCGACATCCACGCCCGCACTGCTGCCGCCATCAACCGCGTAAGCCTCGAAGACGTGACCGCCGACATGCGCCGCGACGCAAAGGTCGTGAATTTTGGCGTGCTCTACGGCATGACCGCCTTCCGCCTCTCCCGCGACCTGAAAATCCCGATGGCACAGGCCAAGAGCTTTATCGACGGCTACTTCGAAATGTACCAGGGCGTGCAAAAGTTCATCGACGACACCAAGGCCGCCGCCCACCGAGACGGCTACGTCGAAACGCTCTCCGGACGCCGCCGCTACATCGCAGGCATCGACAGCTCCGACCGCATGGAATCGCAAATGGCCGAACGCATGGCCGTGAACACCCCCGTGCAAGGGAGCGCCGCCGACCTCATCAAGATTGCCATGATCCGCATCCAAAAGCGCATCAACGACGAGAACCTCCCGCTCCGCATGATGCTCCAGGTGCATGACGAACTCGTGTTCGAGTGCCCGAAGGACCAGGTCGAAGAGCTTTCTGCCATGGTCAAGTCCGAAATGGAAGGCGCCATGGAACTTAAAGTTCCGCTCGTCGCCAGCGTCGGATTCGGCAAAAATTGGCTCGAAGCACACTAA